A portion of the Krasilnikovia cinnamomea genome contains these proteins:
- a CDS encoding sirohydrochlorin chelatase yields MSRPVLVGVAHGTRSPAGQDQIRRLAADVALRRPGLDVRLAYVDVQEPRVADVVAGLGGAPAVVVPLLLSTGYHVRVDIGAAVEGGAAVITAPLGPDPTLVELLARRLEAAGPADAVVLAAAGSADARWRADVAAVARALPGLPRIGYASGSGPRVSDVVAGLRAAGARRIAVATYLLVDGLFYRTLRHAGADVVTAPLVTSGRIADLVLRRYDAAVASSDAAHCPAPAATCGR; encoded by the coding sequence ATGAGCCGGCCTGTTCTGGTGGGTGTCGCGCACGGGACCAGGTCGCCCGCCGGGCAGGACCAGATTCGGCGCCTCGCGGCCGACGTCGCGCTCCGCCGGCCCGGACTCGACGTGCGCCTGGCGTACGTGGACGTGCAGGAACCCCGCGTGGCGGACGTCGTCGCGGGTCTGGGCGGCGCGCCCGCCGTGGTCGTGCCGCTGCTGCTGTCCACCGGTTATCACGTACGTGTCGACATCGGCGCCGCCGTCGAGGGCGGAGCTGCTGTCATCACCGCCCCGCTCGGCCCCGACCCGACGCTGGTGGAACTGCTGGCCCGGCGGTTGGAGGCGGCCGGTCCCGCCGACGCGGTGGTGCTCGCCGCGGCCGGTTCCGCCGATGCCCGCTGGCGGGCGGACGTGGCCGCGGTGGCCCGGGCACTGCCCGGACTTCCCCGGATCGGGTACGCCTCCGGCAGCGGCCCCCGAGTGTCCGACGTGGTCGCCGGGCTGCGCGCCGCCGGCGCCCGCCGGATCGCGGTCGCCACGTATCTGCTGGTGGACGGGCTGTTCTACCGGACCTTGCGGCATGCGGGCGCGGACGTGGTCACCGCCCCGTTGGTGACCTCGGGGCGCATCGCCGACCTGGTGCTCCGCCGCTACGACGCGGCCGTGGCGAGCAGCGACGCCGCGCACTGCCCCGCGCCCGCCGCGACCTGCGGCCGCTAG
- a CDS encoding YkvA family protein — protein sequence MRSWLIGLAVGAALLVLSWAVLVLLARRLPPGILRDLAGFIPACVTTVRRLRKDPRVPRRAKIAIVFAGLWVASPIDLIPEFLPVIGPLDDIVVVALALRYAGRQVPREVLLAAWPGEPALLERLLGPPRR from the coding sequence ATGCGTTCCTGGCTGATCGGGCTCGCCGTCGGCGCGGCGCTGCTGGTGCTGAGCTGGGCGGTGCTCGTACTGCTCGCCCGGCGCCTGCCACCCGGGATCCTGCGGGACCTGGCCGGTTTCATCCCGGCCTGCGTGACCACCGTCCGGCGGCTGCGCAAGGACCCGCGGGTGCCGCGCCGCGCCAAGATCGCGATCGTGTTCGCCGGGCTGTGGGTGGCCAGCCCGATCGACCTCATCCCCGAGTTCCTGCCGGTCATCGGCCCGCTGGACGACATCGTGGTGGTGGCGCTGGCCCTGCGGTACGCCGGGCGCCAGGTGCCGCGCGAGGTACTGCTGGCGGCGTGGCCGGGCGAGCCGGCCCTGCTGGAACGGCTGCTCGGCCCGCCCCGGCGTTGA
- a CDS encoding SCO6745 family protein, with protein sequence MAAEQSAGLDPAAARLAWRATEPLYGLIFFVPEAHERYAALGIPEPMGYFASRGAALGAVGPGPVAAAFYNFNPALVARALPAAWSRTTPAAAVEARLAAADAALTRGLGDAIHGPEVAEAAQLARRAAEDAAAHAGGRALYAAHAELPWPETPHTVLWHAQMLLREFRGDGHVAALLVAGLSGLEALVLHGASGEVDARFLRISRGWSRDDWAGAVAALRGRGLLEPEGEPGGAPVLSEQGRALRAELEASTDRLAVPAYAGLGEAGCARLAELTRPLSRTVVKAGLLNPENVLAASR encoded by the coding sequence ATGGCAGCAGAACAGTCCGCCGGGCTCGACCCGGCCGCCGCCCGGCTCGCCTGGCGCGCCACTGAGCCGCTGTACGGCCTGATCTTCTTCGTACCCGAGGCGCACGAGCGGTACGCGGCCCTGGGCATCCCCGAGCCGATGGGGTACTTCGCGTCGCGCGGTGCCGCCCTCGGCGCGGTCGGCCCCGGCCCGGTGGCGGCGGCGTTCTACAACTTCAACCCGGCCCTGGTCGCCCGCGCCCTGCCGGCGGCCTGGTCGCGTACCACCCCGGCGGCCGCGGTGGAGGCGAGGCTGGCGGCCGCGGACGCCGCACTGACCCGCGGGCTCGGCGACGCGATCCACGGCCCCGAGGTCGCCGAGGCGGCCCAGCTGGCCCGGCGGGCCGCCGAGGACGCCGCGGCGCACGCGGGCGGCCGGGCGCTGTACGCGGCCCACGCTGAGCTGCCCTGGCCGGAGACGCCGCACACGGTCCTGTGGCACGCGCAGATGCTGCTGCGCGAGTTCCGCGGTGACGGGCACGTCGCCGCGCTGCTGGTGGCCGGCCTTTCCGGGCTGGAGGCGCTGGTGCTGCACGGCGCGTCGGGTGAGGTCGACGCCCGGTTCCTGCGGATCAGCCGGGGCTGGAGCCGCGACGACTGGGCCGGCGCGGTCGCCGCGCTGCGCGGTCGCGGACTGCTGGAACCCGAGGGGGAGCCCGGCGGGGCGCCGGTGCTCAGCGAGCAGGGCCGGGCGCTGCGCGCCGAGCTGGAGGCGAGCACGGACCGGCTGGCCGTTCCCGCGTACGCGGGGCTGGGCGAGGCGGGCTGCGCCCGGCTGGCGGAGCTGACCCGGCCGCTGAGCCGGACGGTCGTCAAGGCCGGCCTGCTCAACCCGGAGAATGTACTCGCGGCGTCCCGCTGA
- the nirB gene encoding nitrite reductase large subunit NirB gives MHTSKPSERERLVVVGNGMAGARTVEEILQRDPDRYAITMFGEEPHGNYNRIMLSNVLAGVEDEAGIFLNDLQWYADNGITLHAGCKVDKIDRKHKLVHADDGTQTPYDKLIIATGSTAFVPPITGVHRPGRGYHQGVFAFRTLDDTRNMIRYARDHERAVVIGGGLLGLEAARGLQQHVSHVTLIHAMGHLMNTQLDEPAGKTLQASVEKLGIEVICDGLTTEILGKHAVTGVKLKNGRVIDCDVVVLAAGIRANTELATTSGLSVEQGVVVDDQMRVAGETDIYAVGECAQHRGVTYGLVAPLWDQARVLADHITGRNLDAAYHGSQVATKLKVAGVDVAAMGLKEPELDTDETVTFAEPRRGVYQSLIIRDDRLVGATLVGDVRKVAFLMQAFDRGLPLPEERAGLLFDLGGPPAEVSAAEMADDAQVCNCNGVCKGDIVEAVQCGVKSVSGVMDKTRAGKGCGSCKGLVQQIVEWAAGGEVEEDPAASWYVPGVPMPKPELMEAIRTHGLKSVSSVFALLAPGGEEDAKSKMGLASLLKMMWGAEYDDERDARFINDRVHANIQRDGTFSVVPQMKGGVTTPAQLKRIAEVAEKHDVPMVKLTGGQRIDLLGVPKENLPQIWADLDMPSGWAYGKSFRTVKTCVGSDFCRFGVGDSTALGIAIEERYQGLEGPGKMKLAVTGCPRNCAEAYVKDLGVVAIEGGKWEIYVGGAAGAHVRKGDLLATVDSADEVLTLTGRFLQYYRENANWLERTYAFVPRIGIDVVRAIVVDDAEGIADRLDAAVAEHVATYRDPWQERSTPVTPGQFRSSLPLTVLPQVPVREPVAAAQEGRA, from the coding sequence GTGCATACGTCAAAGCCATCCGAGCGCGAGCGCCTCGTCGTCGTCGGTAACGGCATGGCCGGCGCCCGCACGGTCGAAGAGATCCTGCAGCGCGACCCGGACCGGTACGCCATCACCATGTTCGGTGAGGAGCCGCACGGCAACTACAACCGCATCATGCTCTCCAACGTCCTCGCGGGCGTGGAGGACGAGGCGGGCATCTTCCTCAACGACCTGCAGTGGTACGCCGACAACGGCATCACCCTGCACGCGGGCTGCAAGGTCGACAAGATCGACCGCAAGCACAAGCTGGTGCACGCCGACGACGGCACGCAGACCCCGTACGACAAACTGATCATCGCGACCGGCAGCACCGCGTTCGTGCCGCCGATCACCGGGGTGCACCGCCCCGGGCGCGGCTACCACCAGGGCGTCTTCGCGTTCCGGACGCTGGACGACACCCGCAACATGATCCGCTACGCCCGGGACCACGAGCGGGCGGTCGTCATCGGGGGCGGCCTGCTCGGCCTGGAGGCGGCGCGCGGCCTGCAGCAGCACGTCAGCCACGTGACCCTGATCCACGCGATGGGCCACCTGATGAACACCCAGCTCGACGAGCCCGCCGGAAAGACACTGCAGGCCAGCGTCGAGAAGCTCGGCATCGAGGTGATCTGCGACGGCCTCACCACGGAGATCCTCGGCAAGCACGCGGTCACCGGCGTCAAGCTGAAGAACGGCCGGGTCATCGACTGCGACGTCGTGGTGCTGGCGGCCGGGATCCGCGCCAACACGGAACTCGCGACCACCAGCGGACTCTCCGTCGAGCAGGGCGTCGTCGTGGACGACCAGATGCGGGTGGCCGGCGAGACCGACATCTACGCGGTGGGGGAGTGCGCCCAGCACCGCGGCGTCACGTACGGGCTGGTCGCGCCGCTGTGGGACCAGGCCCGGGTGCTGGCCGACCACATCACCGGCAGGAACCTGGACGCGGCGTACCACGGGTCGCAGGTGGCCACGAAGCTCAAGGTGGCCGGGGTGGACGTCGCCGCGATGGGCCTCAAGGAGCCCGAACTCGACACCGACGAGACGGTGACGTTCGCCGAGCCGCGCCGGGGTGTCTACCAGAGCCTCATCATCCGCGACGACCGCCTCGTCGGCGCCACCCTCGTCGGTGACGTTCGCAAGGTCGCGTTCCTCATGCAGGCGTTCGACCGGGGCCTGCCGCTGCCCGAGGAACGCGCCGGGCTGCTCTTCGACCTCGGCGGTCCGCCCGCTGAGGTCAGCGCGGCCGAGATGGCCGACGACGCCCAGGTGTGCAACTGCAACGGTGTGTGCAAGGGCGACATCGTCGAGGCGGTGCAGTGTGGGGTCAAGTCCGTCAGCGGGGTGATGGACAAGACCCGGGCGGGCAAGGGCTGCGGCTCCTGCAAGGGCCTGGTGCAGCAGATCGTGGAGTGGGCCGCCGGCGGCGAGGTCGAGGAGGACCCCGCGGCGAGCTGGTACGTCCCCGGCGTGCCGATGCCCAAGCCGGAGCTGATGGAGGCCATCCGCACGCACGGACTCAAGAGCGTCTCGTCGGTGTTCGCGCTGCTCGCCCCCGGCGGCGAGGAGGACGCGAAGAGCAAGATGGGTCTCGCGTCGCTGCTGAAGATGATGTGGGGCGCCGAATACGACGACGAGCGGGACGCCCGGTTCATCAACGACCGGGTGCACGCCAACATCCAGCGCGACGGCACGTTCTCCGTGGTGCCGCAGATGAAGGGCGGGGTCACCACCCCGGCGCAGCTCAAGCGGATCGCCGAGGTCGCCGAGAAGCACGACGTACCCATGGTGAAGCTCACCGGTGGGCAGCGCATCGACCTGCTCGGGGTGCCGAAGGAGAACCTGCCGCAGATCTGGGCCGACCTCGACATGCCCTCGGGCTGGGCGTACGGCAAGAGCTTCCGCACCGTGAAGACCTGCGTCGGCTCGGACTTCTGCCGCTTCGGCGTCGGCGACTCCACCGCGCTGGGCATCGCCATCGAGGAGCGCTACCAGGGCCTCGAAGGGCCGGGCAAGATGAAGCTCGCCGTCACGGGCTGCCCCCGCAACTGCGCCGAGGCGTACGTCAAAGACCTGGGCGTCGTCGCGATCGAGGGCGGCAAGTGGGAGATCTACGTCGGCGGCGCGGCGGGCGCCCACGTCCGCAAGGGTGACCTGCTGGCCACCGTGGACTCCGCCGACGAGGTGCTCACCCTGACCGGCCGGTTCCTGCAGTACTACCGGGAGAACGCGAACTGGCTGGAGCGCACGTACGCGTTCGTGCCCCGCATCGGCATCGACGTGGTCCGGGCGATCGTCGTGGACGACGCCGAGGGCATCGCCGATCGGCTCGACGCGGCCGTCGCGGAACACGTGGCGACCTACCGCGACCCGTGGCAGGAACGGTCCACACCGGTCACCCCGGGCCAGTTCCGCAGCTCCCTGCCCCTGACCGTGCTGCCCCAGGTGCCCGTCCGCGAGCCGGTCGCCGCCGCCCAGGAAGGACGCGCATGA
- a CDS encoding molybdopterin oxidoreductase family protein — protein MSGVSTSRTVETHCPYCALQCGITLSPRLGGVELRPADFPVNRGGLCAKGWTAADLLDHPDRLLTPLVRKNPADRTSPLREATWDEALERIVAGIRRAQDTYGPDSVGAFGGGGLTNEKAYALGKFVRVALRSASIDYNGRFCMSSAATAGNRSFGVDRGLPFPLADLAEARTVLLVGANPADAMPPSMQYLDAGRAAGAKHIVVDPRRTPTAAGAHLHLQPLPGTDLALANGMLHIAIREGLVDEKYVNDRTTGFDSVRAAVAAYWPDRVERMTGVSAADLRATVHALAEAESAMILTARGAEQHSNGTDTAQAYLNLALALGLPGRPNSGYGTITGQGNGQGGREHGQKADQLPGYRKLDDPAARAHVARVWGIDPDELPGPGRSAYEMIDRLGTDGGVRVLLVLASNIAVSAPHTNRVLDRLRALDLLVVSDIFLSETAALADVVLPTAQWAEEEGTMTNLEGRVLRRHRALPPPPEVRTDLQVMAELAERLGRGKYFTADERAVFDELRRASAGGIADYAGITWERIEAEQGVFWPCPAEDHPGTPRLFAESFPTADGRARFHRVEHRDPAELPDRDYPYVLTTGRTMQHYQSGNQTRRVRALTTALPDPRAELHPDLARRHGIGAGDVVELRTRRGRAFFRVKLNDGIRPDTVFAPFHWGGSSAANGLTDPALDPYSRMPAFKACAVAIARAGGPDDTGLLTTDAPRLPVNERDR, from the coding sequence ATTTCCGGTGTGAGCACATCACGCACCGTCGAGACGCACTGCCCGTACTGCGCCCTGCAGTGCGGCATCACGCTGAGCCCCCGGCTCGGCGGGGTGGAGCTGAGGCCGGCGGACTTCCCGGTGAACCGGGGCGGCCTGTGCGCCAAGGGCTGGACCGCGGCGGACCTGCTCGACCACCCCGACCGCCTGCTCACCCCGCTGGTGCGCAAGAACCCCGCGGACCGCACCAGCCCGCTGCGCGAGGCCACCTGGGACGAGGCACTGGAGCGCATCGTCGCCGGGATCCGCCGCGCCCAGGACACCTACGGTCCGGACTCGGTGGGCGCGTTCGGCGGCGGCGGGCTCACCAACGAGAAGGCGTACGCGCTGGGCAAGTTCGTCCGGGTGGCGTTGCGGTCCGCGTCGATCGACTACAACGGCCGGTTCTGCATGTCCTCGGCGGCCACCGCGGGCAACCGCTCCTTCGGCGTCGACCGGGGCCTGCCGTTCCCCCTCGCCGACCTGGCCGAGGCGCGGACCGTGCTGCTGGTCGGCGCCAACCCGGCCGACGCGATGCCGCCGTCCATGCAGTACCTGGACGCGGGCCGGGCCGCGGGCGCGAAACACATCGTGGTGGACCCGCGCCGCACGCCCACCGCGGCGGGCGCCCACCTGCACCTGCAGCCCCTGCCCGGCACGGATCTGGCGCTGGCCAACGGCATGCTGCACATCGCGATCCGCGAGGGCCTGGTCGACGAGAAGTACGTCAACGACCGCACCACCGGCTTCGACTCCGTCCGCGCGGCGGTGGCCGCGTACTGGCCGGACCGGGTGGAGCGGATGACCGGGGTCAGCGCGGCCGACCTGCGGGCCACGGTGCACGCGCTGGCCGAGGCCGAGTCCGCGATGATCCTCACGGCGCGCGGCGCGGAGCAGCACAGCAACGGCACGGACACCGCCCAGGCGTACCTGAACCTGGCCCTGGCGCTGGGCCTGCCGGGCCGCCCGAACTCCGGGTACGGCACGATCACCGGTCAGGGCAACGGGCAGGGCGGCCGCGAGCACGGCCAGAAGGCCGACCAGCTGCCCGGCTACCGCAAGCTCGACGATCCGGCCGCCCGGGCGCACGTCGCCCGCGTGTGGGGCATCGACCCCGACGAACTGCCCGGGCCGGGCCGCTCCGCGTACGAAATGATCGACCGTCTCGGCACGGACGGCGGCGTGCGCGTCCTGCTCGTGCTGGCCAGCAACATCGCGGTCTCCGCCCCGCACACCAACCGGGTCCTGGACCGGCTGCGTGCCCTGGATCTGCTCGTCGTCTCCGACATCTTCCTGTCCGAGACCGCCGCCCTCGCCGACGTCGTGCTGCCGACCGCCCAGTGGGCGGAGGAGGAGGGCACGATGACCAATCTGGAGGGCCGGGTGCTGCGCCGCCACCGCGCGCTGCCCCCGCCGCCGGAGGTCCGTACGGACCTGCAGGTCATGGCCGAGCTGGCCGAGCGGCTGGGCCGGGGCAAGTACTTCACCGCCGACGAGCGCGCGGTCTTCGACGAGCTGCGCCGGGCCAGCGCGGGCGGCATCGCCGACTACGCCGGCATCACCTGGGAGCGCATCGAGGCCGAGCAGGGCGTGTTCTGGCCGTGCCCGGCCGAGGACCATCCGGGTACGCCGCGACTGTTCGCCGAGTCGTTCCCGACCGCGGACGGCCGGGCCCGGTTCCACCGCGTCGAGCACCGTGACCCGGCGGAACTGCCCGACCGCGACTACCCGTACGTGTTGACCACCGGCCGGACGATGCAGCACTACCAGTCCGGCAACCAGACCCGCCGGGTCCGGGCGCTGACCACCGCGCTGCCGGACCCGCGCGCCGAACTGCACCCGGATCTCGCCCGGCGCCACGGCATCGGGGCGGGCGACGTGGTCGAGCTGCGCACCCGCCGGGGCCGCGCGTTCTTCCGGGTCAAGCTCAACGACGGGATCCGGCCCGACACCGTGTTCGCGCCGTTCCACTGGGGCGGCAGCTCCGCCGCGAACGGACTCACCGACCCCGCGCTGGACCCGTATTCGCGGATGCCCGCCTTCAAAGCCTGCGCCGTGGCGATCGCCCGCGCGGGCGGGCCGGACGACACCGGCCTGCTCACCACGGACGCCCCCCGTCTGCCTGTCAACGAAAGGGACCGTTGA
- a CDS encoding Rieske (2Fe-2S) protein yields the protein MTTQSLAEYRLGPVDEIPVGEARAYAVGGEMVAVFRLRDGGLRAVSAVCPHAGGPLADGLADQRVVVCPLHQHAFDLRTGCSTTGAPPITVYPVRVDDDNTIIISGGLP from the coding sequence ATGACCACCCAGTCACTCGCCGAGTACCGGCTCGGACCGGTCGACGAGATCCCGGTCGGTGAGGCCCGCGCGTACGCGGTCGGCGGGGAGATGGTCGCGGTGTTCCGGCTTCGCGACGGGGGGCTGCGGGCGGTGTCCGCGGTCTGCCCGCACGCCGGTGGTCCCCTCGCCGACGGCCTGGCCGACCAGCGCGTCGTGGTCTGCCCGCTGCACCAGCACGCCTTCGACCTGCGCACCGGCTGCTCCACCACCGGCGCGCCACCGATAACCGTCTATCCCGTTCGGGTGGACGACGACAACACCATCATCATTTCGGGAGGCCTGCCATGA
- a CDS encoding uroporphyrinogen-III synthase, giving the protein MDEPDGAAPLAGFTVAVTAERRRDELAALLERRGARVVQAPAITIVPLQDDEALHAATAACVGLAPDIVIATTGIGFRGWLEAAEGWGMGDALRTALGRARLIARGAKPCGAIRAADLSEEWTAASESSEEILEWLLAEGIAGRRIAVQLHGGPQADFIAALRGAGAAVVEVPVYRSALPPDLAPIRRLIGQLTAGQVDAVTFTSAPAVLSLMEIAGTAAPEVLDVFRIRTMAACVGPVTAAPLVKLGVPVSTPHRSRLGALVKMVTDELPQRAARIRVDGSVLEVRGHAVLIDGRLQPLAPAAMAMLSALAARPGAVVSRARLAAALPRGDDGHAVDMAVARLRAALGAGKHVETVIKRGYRLRVDEVAS; this is encoded by the coding sequence ATGGACGAGCCCGACGGTGCGGCCCCGCTGGCCGGCTTCACGGTGGCGGTGACGGCCGAGCGTCGGCGCGACGAGCTGGCCGCGCTGCTGGAACGCCGGGGTGCCCGCGTGGTGCAGGCCCCCGCCATCACGATCGTGCCGCTGCAGGACGACGAGGCGTTGCACGCCGCTACCGCCGCCTGTGTCGGGCTCGCGCCGGACATCGTCATCGCCACCACCGGCATCGGCTTCCGGGGCTGGCTGGAGGCCGCCGAGGGCTGGGGGATGGGTGACGCCCTGCGCACCGCGCTGGGCCGCGCGCGGCTGATCGCCCGCGGCGCCAAGCCGTGCGGGGCGATCCGGGCCGCCGACCTGAGCGAGGAATGGACGGCGGCCTCGGAGTCCTCCGAGGAGATCCTGGAATGGCTGCTGGCGGAGGGCATCGCGGGGCGCCGCATCGCGGTGCAGCTGCACGGTGGCCCGCAGGCGGATTTCATCGCGGCGCTGCGTGGCGCCGGGGCAGCCGTGGTCGAGGTGCCGGTCTACCGCTCCGCCCTGCCGCCGGACCTCGCGCCGATCCGCCGCCTCATCGGTCAGCTCACCGCGGGACAGGTGGACGCGGTGACGTTCACCAGTGCCCCCGCGGTGCTGTCGCTGATGGAGATCGCGGGCACGGCCGCCCCCGAGGTCCTGGACGTCTTCCGGATCCGGACCATGGCGGCCTGCGTGGGGCCGGTCACCGCCGCGCCGCTGGTGAAGCTCGGTGTGCCGGTGTCCACGCCGCACCGGTCCCGGCTGGGGGCCCTGGTCAAGATGGTCACGGACGAGCTGCCCCAGCGCGCCGCCCGGATCCGGGTCGACGGCAGCGTGCTGGAGGTGCGCGGGCACGCCGTACTCATCGACGGCCGCCTGCAGCCGCTCGCGCCCGCCGCCATGGCCATGCTGTCCGCGCTGGCCGCCCGCCCCGGCGCGGTGGTGTCCCGGGCGCGACTGGCCGCGGCGCTGCCGCGCGGCGACGACGGGCACGCGGTCGACATGGCGGTCGCCCGGCTACGCGCCGCGCTCGGCGCCGGAAAGCACGTCGAGACGGTCATCAAGCGCGGCTACCGCCTCCGCGTCGACGAGGTCGCCTCATGA